The genomic stretch AGTTGCCAAGGTTCTCCTGCACGCTGTAGTGCGAGCTTTGAAATGTTTTGCCGCCCACTTTGTACTCGTAGGTGATCGCCGGAAAATTCCTGATCTCGGTGGAATCAGTGCTGTCCGAGCCGGCTCCAGAGCTTCGGACCTCACGCGCCTCGACGCGCGAGGAGATGATCTTGCCCGGCGTCGGCGACCAGCGGCTGGCTGCCCTCACCTCCCGCCATTTCAGGAACGTGACGATCGACAGCCCGCCGGCGACAGCGCAGGCAAAGCCGACAAGCAGTATTTTGAGCTCCACCCTGATCCCCCCGGAGTGCAGTAACCCGGCACTAGACAGCACCGCGGTGGCAATGTCTCGCTTATTCGCAAGGTCGGGAGGTGGCGGGCGGGCCAAGCATCAATAGCCGCCCGTCACTCATCGATCGCCATGACGCGAACATACCCCTCCAGCAGGAGTGCGCGATCCCGGATGACATTGGTCGCGTCGGCAGCCTGCATGGGCACGTACATTGTGCCTTGCCTCGTTTCATAGAGAGCGTCCCGCGCCTTAGCCTCGGCGTCGCGGAAGGCCAGCCATGCGCGTTGCGACAGGCGTAGCTGCTGTGCCGCCTCGCGGGGCAATTCGTGCATCAGCGTCGCATAGGCGGCATTCATGCGGCGATCATAGTCGCCGGTTGCCGCCGCCTCGCATTCGGTTTGGCCAGCAGTTGAGCCATTGGCCGGGTCATTCAGGCAGCGGTCGAGGGTGTCGGCCGTCGGGTCCTTCAGACCCGAGGCCATCAGCTTCGAAGGTAGCGTTATCAACAAACAGGCCAGCGCCCCGCCGATGAGCAAAGATGTCCCTACCCGCGTGTTC from Mesorhizobium sp. NZP2077 encodes the following:
- a CDS encoding lysozyme inhibitor LprI family protein yields the protein MASGLKDPTADTLDRCLNDPANGSTAGQTECEAAATGDYDRRMNAAYATLMHELPREAAQQLRLSQRAWLAFRDAEAKARDALYETRQGTMYVPMQAADATNVIRDRALLLEGYVRVMAIDE